A stretch of the uncultured Desulfobacter sp. genome encodes the following:
- a CDS encoding response regulator, giving the protein MKVLIIDDEKYIRQSLAAHLEDNNYDVITAENGRQGLALITAEQPDLVLLDLRMPGMDGIDVLKHGKKILPDLPVIVISGANRIEDVITALRHGAWDYLEKPIKNFSVLDHSINRALEKAGLIRENKAYQKNLESMVKERTRELKDANTHLSDINARLHKIVETTQRLHGCIEMEHFGKKVLEEFAAHMSATGGSLYLIEENGLRLVHSIIPEHTPEFIPFPLPDDSVFKTILEKGQALLVRDIEKKNVYLPSGWSGYINGSFLAFPLRENSGNPIGVITLHDKHPPPFVDQDKEIGAILSSYCCETIRAIKAFQESKRKEIQLQQAQKMEAIGTLAGGIAHDFNNILSGIIGHAELARMNSDFNSKAQKNIDQVLKGAWRAGEIVSQILTFSRQAESEMRPLKMYLIVKEAVKFLRSSIPSTIHIIENVAAKDMVVADAAQIHQVVMNLCTNAYHAMKQTGGTLSISLRNAESREDLKEECIFGEYIVLQIEDTGCGIDKKIMERIFDPYFTTKEVSHGTGLGLAVVGSIVKKHNGIIKVNSQVGKGTVVNVFFPVSNTALDKCTKPKYSNKELVGTERILLVDDEQGILDSTQEMLSTMGYNVSAFVNSISAFKAFAKEPDRFDLVITDMAMPNMDGRLLSEKILSVKKNIPIILCTGFHETFTETEAFEIGIRQYLHKPVPLQTLTLAIRKELGRRGNDHGRN; this is encoded by the coding sequence TTGAAAGTACTTATAATCGATGATGAAAAGTATATTCGCCAAAGCCTTGCCGCTCATTTGGAAGATAATAATTATGATGTCATAACAGCAGAAAACGGCCGTCAGGGATTGGCATTGATCACCGCGGAGCAGCCGGACCTTGTTCTTCTGGATTTAAGAATGCCGGGAATGGACGGAATTGATGTTTTAAAGCACGGAAAAAAGATCTTGCCGGATCTGCCTGTAATCGTTATTTCAGGCGCAAACCGTATCGAAGATGTGATAACGGCATTGCGCCATGGTGCCTGGGATTACTTAGAAAAGCCCATAAAAAATTTTAGCGTACTGGATCATTCAATAAATCGGGCGCTTGAAAAGGCCGGATTGATTCGGGAAAACAAGGCGTACCAGAAAAACCTGGAAAGTATGGTAAAAGAAAGAACCCGAGAGCTTAAAGACGCCAACACACATTTATCAGATATCAATGCGCGGCTGCACAAAATTGTCGAAACCACCCAACGGCTGCACGGTTGCATTGAAATGGAACATTTCGGCAAAAAGGTACTTGAAGAATTTGCAGCCCATATGTCGGCGACCGGCGGCAGTTTATATTTGATCGAAGAAAATGGACTGCGGCTTGTGCATTCAATTATTCCTGAGCATACCCCTGAATTTATACCTTTTCCGTTACCAGACGATTCCGTTTTTAAAACCATTTTGGAAAAAGGTCAGGCACTTCTTGTTCGCGACATTGAGAAAAAAAACGTATATCTGCCCAGTGGATGGTCCGGGTATATAAATGGTTCATTTCTTGCCTTTCCCTTAAGAGAAAATTCCGGCAATCCCATTGGTGTTATCACCCTTCATGACAAACACCCCCCGCCTTTTGTTGACCAGGATAAAGAGATTGGTGCCATCCTTTCGTCTTATTGCTGCGAAACCATACGTGCCATTAAAGCATTTCAGGAGTCCAAAAGAAAGGAGATCCAGCTTCAACAAGCCCAGAAAATGGAAGCAATCGGAACCCTGGCCGGTGGAATTGCTCATGATTTTAATAATATACTTTCCGGTATTATCGGCCATGCAGAATTGGCCAGGATGAATTCTGATTTCAACTCAAAAGCCCAAAAAAATATCGACCAGGTGCTTAAGGGTGCATGGCGTGCCGGAGAGATTGTCTCCCAGATTCTGACATTCAGCCGCCAGGCTGAATCAGAAATGAGACCGTTGAAAATGTATCTGATCGTCAAAGAAGCGGTTAAATTCCTTCGCTCATCCATTCCTTCCACGATTCATATTATTGAAAACGTGGCCGCCAAGGATATGGTTGTGGCAGACGCGGCCCAGATACATCAAGTGGTTATGAACCTGTGTACAAATGCGTATCATGCCATGAAGCAGACAGGCGGAACCCTATCCATATCTTTAAGGAATGCTGAATCCAGGGAAGATCTGAAAGAGGAATGCATTTTTGGCGAATATATCGTTTTGCAGATAGAGGATACCGGATGCGGGATAGATAAAAAAATTATGGAACGAATTTTTGATCCTTATTTCACAACCAAAGAAGTCTCCCATGGAACAGGGCTGGGCCTGGCCGTGGTCGGCAGTATCGTTAAAAAACACAACGGCATAATAAAAGTTAACAGCCAGGTGGGCAAAGGGACTGTTGTTAATGTTTTTTTTCCGGTATCAAACACAGCCCTGGATAAATGCACAAAACCGAAATATAGTAATAAAGAATTGGTGGGAACCGAACGTATCCTGCTTGTCGATGATGAACAAGGTATTCTGGATTCCACCCAGGAAATGCTTTCAACGATGGGATATAACGTATCCGCGTTTGTGAACAGTATATCTGCGTTTAAGGCATTTGCCAAAGAACCGGATAGGTTTGACCTGGTGATCACCGATATGGCCATGCCCAATATGGACGGCAGGTTATTATCGGAAAAAATTTTATCCGTTAAGAAAAATATACCGATAATCCTTTGCACAGGATTTCATGAAACGTTTACTGAAACAGAAGCCTTTGAAATAGGTATTCGCCAATATCTCCATAAACCGGTCCCCCTACAAACCTTAACATTGGCCATTCGCAAAGAATTAGGCCGGCGAGGAAATGATCATGGAAGAAATTAA